DNA from Aphis gossypii isolate Hap1 chromosome 3, ASM2018417v2, whole genome shotgun sequence:
catatacttatattgtgtttaaggtacttaattaaaaaatatattaaaaaaaataataaaaataataaaaattgtatataattttacttaaacaataattacttaatgaGATgcgtgaaattaatttttattattacaaatattcttaatattggGCTTTATTGATGAAAgttgtaataacatattagGTTCGGCATCAAGTCTGTTgcggtattttgtttttgtcgaTACATAGGTAGAGAACCCCGTTTCGCACATATACGTGGTTGCAAATGGTAAAAGTACCAACACGGCCTTTTGTGACAATTGAGGATATTCATCTTTTGAACTGCACCAAAATTCTGCTAATtgcattgatttaaatttttcttgcAGCGACGAATCAGatgtaaattcaataaagGTTTCATATTCTTTTGCTGACATGGCTGGAGGTCGTGTATTGACAATAAATGGATTTTTAATCCAcagttcatttttatatttcacctGTTGGTCATTTGGAAAATACTGGTTGAATCCTTCACTCAATCCAGTGAGGTGCTGAATAATTTCCTCAATGAAAACTTCATTAATTTTGACCTCTTCCTCTTTCGAAAAGCATTTAATTGTAGGAAAGCAATCAAACTTGTTGGAGCTCATacaaattttccaaaaatctaACTTTTTCTTAAAAGCATGAATTTTTTCGTGTGCAGTAAAAACATTTACGTGTCTGCCTTGAAGTGTGAAATTAAGCtcattgatttttgtaaaaatatcactTAAATAGGCGACTTTAAGTAGCCACATTTGATCAAGAAATCGATCTTTTAATTCGAAATTGTGTTCCAAAAAAAAAGCACGTACCTCGTCccttaattcaaaaatacgaGTTAGTATCTTTCCTCGAAATAACCACCTGACCTCGGTATGTAAGAGAAGAGAAGTATGTACACTTCCCATGTCCTCACATAGGATTTTGAATAAACGATTTTGAAGAGGCCGAGATTTTATgaagtttatgatttttacgaCTTCATCAAGAGCTTTCTTAAAACTAACAGATAACTTTTTTGCAGCGAGTGCCTGTCTATGTATCATACAGTGGCTACTAGAACAGttttttgcaatatttttaatacgctGTACAGCTCCATTAATTATACCACTCATAGCCTTTGCTCCATCGGTACAGATATCAACGCAGTTTTCCCATGGTATTTCATTTCCTTCAAGAAATGAATTTAGAAGATCAAATATTTCAGCTCCAGTAGTACGTGTTGGTAGAGATTTGCATAAAAGAAGATCTTCCAATAATGTGCTTTCGTGTTGATACCTAACGatgacaattaatattgtaagccCAGCTACATCGGTAGACTCATCCATTTGTAATGCAAATTTGCACGATTTGAGACGAAAAACAAGTTCATTCTGTATATCGGCTGCTAAATCATTAATACGATTATCTATCAATATTGGGATTTTAGATATTTCTTTTGCAGATTTTTCAtctaacatacattttaccaTCTCCATAGCACAAGGTTTTATTAGACTTTCGGCAATTGTGTAAGCTTCACCGCGTTGAGCTATCTGATAGCTAACTAAATAAGAAGCTTCGGTTGCTTTTTCATTCACAGTTTTTGTGGTTTGAATCATAcagtttattgattttaatagttcGTCACGCTTTCGAATAAAgaattctacatttttttctttaagttcACCGTGAACAGATTCTAAATGACGACGCATTTTAGCTGGAGCCATAGAGCTATTTGGGAGAACTTTGCTGCAAATAACGCACTGaggattatcattattattcataaatcctAATGATATGTAACTTTCATCATActttctacattttttaaaatattttggggtGATTTCATTTGTATCATTCTCATTATTACTATGGTTATCAATATGACTTGAGTTCACCGCAAAATATTCAGGTTCTTGAGAGGAACGTTTTAGAGTTCCTTTTTTAAGCCATCTCTCCatattgcaaataaaataacaaaaccatCTTTGagacaaacaataaaattataacacaacGCACTCGAATATAACGCACAGGTCACAAGACACGCGGTAGACTGTCGCGTTGTATTGAAACGTTGAAacgttattttattcgtttatctGTTTTTCAGAAATTCAAGCTATCGCGGACGGCTGTGACCaatcagtatttttattaacgacacacaatattatttatgaatagtaCTAGTACCTATGTTACTCTTATGCTTATCGTTATCGACGGTCGTTTCTCTTAAGTTCACGCTATCGCGGACGGTCATAAccaattagtatttttatcaacgacgttcaaatattatttttgtataaaaactgtataactgtataagcaGTATAAgaacactatatattatagaagtatAGAGGTTAGACTGTTAGAGTATAGAGATAGACTATTccatatgacatattatacattattatttaatatacaaacattctttagttagacatttttaagtaattttcttgaaaattttgaaaaaaattacttaagcTTCGCGGAACCCTGAAGTGATCTCCGCGGAACCCCGGGGTTCCGCGGAACACAGTTTAAGAAACGCTGCTTTATACCATTTACTTATCGTCTTTTGGTGAggaagtacatttttaaaactttttctaaCATTCAAAAGTTTTACTGGAATAAAATTGAAGTGTTAtggtaattttcttatttctgATGTAAAAGGTATTTTCTGTCCCAATATTTTAAGCTCAACTATGGAACTCAGTGTATCAGAACCAAAGGActgttttaaatcaaatattaaccattattgaaaattaaaaatgttttatttatacaatattttaaaaaaatgaactttacAACcacacacaattttttttgtgaaacttaaatatattaactatttaagaacataaatcaaaaattgttatagtgaagtatattataattttaatttacaaacaataaatttaaacatgatataatataataatgataaaattatataataatatacaaaaaggTGGACAAGTGGGTGTCGCtctgctattattattttataatatctaaaactaaaaatattttaaaagtatttggaATAGTTTTATAGTATTCTAAATACTTTATTCAGAATActatttgtatgatatattcaaatacatattcggaatactatttttcaagagtatttaagaatttattctgaatacttttaaaaagtattttactcAAGACTAGTGTTGAATCCAGCCATCCAGGTATACATCAGGGAGAGCAACTGCTTCCCCTGAAGTTTTGTTTGTCCCCCGGTTAAATgactgtaaataaataatttatttattaatgaactaATTTGAATGGTCTAGGTACATATAACACGGCCcctttaaaagaatataattggAAATTCTAATTGACATGACTGATATCAGTCAGTCACTATAAAATGCCTTTATCGTTGAAATTTGACAAAGATTATtatgacaatttttatgataatattaactatacattttttaaatattaaataattttaattgtttttataagttaaagttcaattatatcaattagataaataaagtaaagtttgttaatttgtattatattaattccaCGTCTCATAGTGCTCCCCCCTGGAAAAAATGTCTGAATTCAACACTGTTTAAAActggtattaaataataatctataacaaTACTTGAAGATGATAAGAACCATTTTCAGACAGtaagtttttatgttataatttttcaattaattcacCATATGTCTTGAGTTTTGCATTAAGTCTTTGTACTTTCTTTTTAAAGTTGTggttttgaatttgtttttgtttgtatttatcttTCACCATTTGTATATTCCGTTTAGTACGTTTTGGAGTACTAAAATGAGTAGGAGATAATATTCCTATAGTGTCTGGATTTAAACGTTTACACCTCTTTACACTTGGTGATAATTGAGATGGTGAACAATGATCTACATCATCCAAATTATGCtttctgaaattaaaataacttataattttttattatagacacaatataatataggttatacctataatattattattacatatacctaatgacataatataatatgttaaatatataataaaataatgcaatgttaaaataatgttaaattttacctAGGAGTGACACAGATATCTGACACAGGAGGCTGAtctattgtcattattattgtatcgcCCTCAttcaatctattttatttactaaaagcAATAAAGTAAACtcacattacattattactttcaaatcaaaatattattataaagtaggtattacCTGGGAACAGCATCTTTCTTTAGAAGCCCACTTAACTCGTAATCTTCTGGCCAAAAATGATCAGAGAATACCCTGTATGAAGGTAAACACAAATTTAGCCCTAGGATGGAACTAGAACTGGATCTTACGCGATTCATCTTTAGGAAATCTGAAGTAaatttagcataatatttgcaaatagtaaaatatattaataagaaaaatgaagAAATCTACATTTTTgggaattttctaaaatatagcttacgaatgaaattttttttcagtttttgttttgaacTGAACGTCACAAACAACACACTTTatgaccattattattataaaaatattaataattaaacaactttaaattataataactaataagtaataacttattcAAATATCCAGATTCCAGAAGCTAGCCAGAACACTAGGTTAAAAACGTAATCTTATCAATCCGTTATCatacaatgatttttaaaacacaacaACCGATCGCCTAACCTGAAATTCTATTGCACATGTGCGTAGTAATTGAGTAATAGTCGAACAGCGCACTCACGTCTGACCGCTGGAACTATACCCATGTTCCGTCTATGAGTATAAGGTCTAACAcactgttttattattattattattaattcagttAAGCATATTATTAGTGTGTGTGCTATTATTTGtcacttttagtttttactatgtTATAAAAGTTGTgtgaaacttatttaaataaattgaagttACAGTTAATGTTCGACCTTTTTGCACGTACAAATTGTCCCCGGGTTTTGGACATTTGTTCGGTGACCACGCTAGGTCACTCGCAATGGTGGCGACACTGACTCGCCAGCCGCCCTGCTCCGGGCAACGACGAACACAACGCCGTTAACGTGTTGTTCGGACGTTCGTCATTCCTTTTTGTACGTCTTGTCACGCTCGACTTGTGCAATTTACGTGTGTAACGGCTGCTCCGTCTTTTACTTGTGGTGATCGCCATTTTTTGTATGCGTTTTACGCTCATTACCATCAAACAGGCTTTTTGCTCTTCGCTCAtctgtttgttatttttgcgCTCCTTCATTGCCGATTcgtggtattattattgtccgaTACGGTGCTCCCCGGATTATTTACACCGCAGTACGTGCGTTCCACGTGGTTCCAGTTCAGTCTTCAGCAGATCAGCCTTCCACCGACAGCCAGCTCCGGTGTCCAGAGCGGTGATCCCCGTCTCCCTTTgattatatgcatattgtataattgcatataatattggtcatattgtatttgatttattgtatttgttcaGTACAGGtcgcttaatatattattcatgttatttatatttatctagcatatattattcatttaaattattccccTCACTACGGTCCGGAGGACTAGGCGAACGGCGTACGCCTTAGTAAGGCTCGTCGGCGCAAACAGTTaacatgttatacatttatacaaataaaacattgacGATCTAAAATATCGTAATGTTCATCCCATTAATTCGGTTTTAGGCTTGTTGGAAATTTTCCAACAGAACATATGACTAGGAATACCATTTTaaccgattaaaaaaaaaatcaggtcGATAAGTGCAGTATTAAAGAAATTAGGTTTTCATAGATATTTGATAAACGTCCAGGCTGCATACATATAGCTGCGAATAcgttatttcttaattatgcGGACCATATATAGTAGAAAACCTATATTCCTCAACTAAAATCTAGGAATTATACACAAACAGTAATTAAAGCATTTCCAAACTTTTTGaacacattatttatgtactatCTCATGtctgtattaattattgctaattttgatagtaggtacctataggaatattatgttgatgaaAACAAACGtcataattagtttaaaaatttttatataggaaTGAATTCGAGCACTGTTTTGATATCCagacaaaaattatatgatataattaaaagttctGGATGTGAGactattgatgaaaaatttaatttgataaaaatcgaaatagaAAAACGAATGAAAAACTGTGAGCAAAATGATTTGATGTCTTATTTCAAGTCTGAATACAAATCTCGTTGGGAAAAGGCACATAGAGTGGAAGaacgatttattatagaaaataaaaactggtTAAATGcttctattaaatttgtatctttAAATAACCAGAATAATCGTGGTCGTCCAGTAGTGGCATTTGAGATGAGTAGTGAACGAAACAAGCGGAAAATAACTCAAGAACTGAGAAATAATACGTCTGTTAATGTGTTAAGTCATGCAACACAGATGAGCTTAAGAGCATCGGGACAAGTTGAAGCCGCAAAGTTAGGTACTGAAGGAAATAACTACATCCACCCCCACACGTGCAAGTAGATATAGAAAAGTATTTAAGAAGCAGTCTGCACAAGCACCTAAAAAACTATCGGGCGAAGATGCTCTAGCTGTTATAGTAGATGCAAAGCTATCTAGAcattagtacaatattattcggATGAGTGCCCCAGATAAATTTCCATCGTACAAAGTCGTACAAGAAAGTAAAAAACAGTGTTATCCAAAACCAGAAAACATACAAGTAACTTTTACAAACGCAGAAGtttctttaagttttttttttttttgccaattGAAGCACTCGCATTACTAAAATCACCAGATGTTAGAGTCTCTCTTCAATATGTTAAAGATactgatgatgatgataataacgacaatgataatgatgatgatgacgacaacgataatgatgatgattatGACGAAGATAATGACAGCAATGAAGACAATGAAGACAATAACCATGACcagttttaaacttaaaacttaaaataatacatttttctaattttgttaataaattaaataaataaataccgtatatactttatactttatgTTAATACTATGTAAACGACTTTGTATATGTCTgatgaacaaatataaaaataatattaattttaggaatatattttttaccctATGATTTAATGCCAACTTTCGATGTCAATTGCCCCACTGTGCATCGTTCCAAACAGTTACGAACTAGAGCCATGTGTTCATTGTAgctatattcaaatatatgtaGCTAGgttcaaatatatttctagAAAATCACGtattgatcattattattcagtatattTTCATCGTTTTAGCGGGTTTTCTCGGTTTTGAACGTaagcttattttaatttgacttGATTAGCCCCAATGGAAAGCTAGGGGACGTACTAAAAAGCAGACCCGCAGACCGGTAAATTGCAGAGTGCAGACCACGAATGCACGATAAGAAAGTCCAGGGGTTCGCAAGATGTGTATTAAATTCTGTAGTATGTATCTATACCGCggtcttaaattattataccctAAGATTACCATACCATAGATATACCATGATATCTATTAAGATAGATAAGTATTCGAGCAGATTAGCCTAATTTGAAAtcgaaatagatttttaatttttatgtgtaattgtataatttttattagtaatacaatattattatttattatgtacattttacgtTAGAATACAATATCTTCAGCCGCAAGCTCCTTggtacctattggctatttatATAAGTGATTGTAACGAGacgaaattaattcaatttcaaaacaGCATGCGCGCTCTAGTAGAACGCACATGCGCAACCAAAAGGTACATACGGATTAGTACTACGAACGATCATGAACaccttttatgattttaaattcctCAACAACGATAGTAAAGCTAACGGTagctttataattaatgttagaaGCCGTCACGTACAACCAATCAcacttatattatgtctaaCATCAAGTTTTGTAGTGATTTGTTGTCAACACGGCTACCAAGAACTACGCAACAGTACTTTACATAGAGCGCGTGTGGGAGCACGCACTCTTCATCAATGAGACAAAAATCGATGTAATGAAGTTATTTGACATTAAACATCGTCATTAATATGAGCAATCGCTACCCCAAGGtctatacttaataatgttTGCGGCCGCCTACTGCCAAAACGCAATGTAAGCGGTCAAAAATCGTAATAAACATAGTCTACGGGAACGACAGGCTGCCTCCCATATCGATAGACAGACATGCATATATACCAATCGAGAGCACCGTTGGAAGTTCCAACTTGGAACCACCTCGCCTCGCAGTCACCGACCGACTTATCGAAACGCTATTTGTTCTTATTAAAACACTCGTCTTTCGGTTCGTTTTACCCTCCTCTTATTAGTGTGTGTAGTAATACGTCTAGGAgttgttgcgtgccagtatcagatttgaatccaaatgtttaatttgaatgaaagttaaacttaataacgtaatatgttttattgcatacaaacaaaatacatgtaacaaataaataagtggctgagtgacgtgaaagtgctcagttgttgatagctttggtacatctgccgttgctggtcttcgggctcccttatatattgtggtgcgtctcttgtttacgtcgtgttgtcgccttctgggtaaaaccaggtgtccttgttgttgttcttgcaaattcggacacgaatttgagaatgtgcaataacatctcaaatgcatcattagtgtactgtaattattggtgcgcttactatcccgacacgtgtcatggtcatagtagcatccgcattacccttgacacgaggcatggtcatactaacttagccttgtaatctcgtagatatcttatagatatctcgtCGTAGCCCATAACAGCGTATTGACAAGCTACACAGGCACAAATAGGAGGAGTGGCTCGTGGTCACAGCTATTGGCGTGTGCTATTTAGTAATACGTTTAGACGTATTGACAAGCTAAATAGCACATATCCCGGGAGTAACTAACCCAGCCGTCGCCGTCCAGAGTTTCGTTGCCGCCGCCGTCACAGCTGATCGACGCCCGAAACTAGTCGCCGTCCGTTATCACTGTCCGTTGAGTGCGCCACCGTCATCGCGCAGTACTGGTCCATTTCTGCAGTTGGTACTAGTGCTACAGTGCTGTCACCATCATTTGTAGTTGTAGACTATTTGCTACTTTGACACAATTGCTTATcagtgtttatataatattaattggcaAATAATTCACGTGAGTcttgatattatttactttttaaataaataattaacatatcaGTAGCTCAATGAGCATTTGTAATACAAaagaatatattgtaaaacaaattaataacatacttaTCTGATCTGAATGACAAATATCTGTAGCTCAAAGAGCATTTGTAATACAAacgaatatattgtaaaatctcGTATAAAACATTCTATTTCATTACACGAGAATAAAGAcacataattacttataaccaAAAATTACGGTGTTTTGCATTCTTACATAATAcagtgatttaaatttgttaatcaaatacaattcaattttagtCATTGAcaattatgcaataatatgtattataaaccattgattaataatatctatgaattacatacctaataaagAAACATTCTAGTTACCTATCTTAATCCTGTtactattcaataaaatttgttttttcatctTAGGTCATTAACTGGCTCACAGATCACCATCCAAGGGCTTTGTGCTTCCAATGGCAATCAATCGGATTTTAatcgttatttattgtaatatagtatttatttattataatatacattttactagaggttgatttatgttattttgtattacctactattaaactatgtaattaattatttcaaaattttaaagctTCATTTTCTTAATCATTACAATTTAGCAAAAAGTATATCAatctcatttttattgttattaagtagttttattttataatggtttttaagaagacaatactacaatagtatagttttatattttaaattatttttgtacatttttaaatgtttactaatgttatttttattataaattacctacctatgttatttagaaaatttattattataatatattatctattaagtaCCTAACTTATGTCGTTCTTCAGTTGTATTGATTACCTCATTAccatatcttattttaaattaaggaGTTAAAGTAAATGGAAATCTAGAATATAAACatctaattttaatcataaaattataacatcaaCCATGTAATACTTTAAGCTATATTTTCAACCCATTATTGTCAATACAGtcattagtaaatatatcaCATAGTTATCatctaataattttggaaCCAAATCTAGTAAATATTATCCACtagattttattcatattttaataattattaattagtgaccattagtattaatttagcCATTTATGCAAACTACTTTTATGAGTGGAagggttttatttttgtatattcaaattcaacaaatttataatacctatttagtgtaaattaagaaaaagttGAACGTAAATCCACAGTGAGATTCCTTCTTTTACTGTAGATGATTTTTCGGAAAACTTTGAAATATCCTAATCAAAATTTACACgagtagtttttaagttattttactttGTGTTTTGTGTACTAAGAATAAATCGTCCGTGATGGGTATTCGTAATTAATAGGGACTATAGTGATAAGTgttaatttatcaacattaatatttaataatttgtaagaatTGATCAAATGCGTATGGCCGTCCTTAGAATTTGAGTGGCCCGGTACGTACTCTTTTGGAGGggcctataaaaaaaatgtgatgctTTCCATACAAAGGGCAAAGACAAACACTTctttaactgtaaaaaaaacggCTTTCTTGTCGTATGCGCTCTACCGTAGATCGCGGTCTACCTGCAATTACGACACGTAGGTATGCGCTCTACTACCTAATTTATCTTTACTATCGTGATTTAAAACTCCCGACTCTCGAgtcaatatagaaaatattttataaaaaatattataataatttaaatataggtaataatataatatatcctagagtctagactgacaaatcgtctccgctcagaatcgtttttcgtatacaataagtacaatttaatatttacaaatttcggttttataattaatatttaggatTACTTTATAAGATGTATGTCTGAGGTTTAGTaactaatttaagttttaataaaattattattttgtgtttcaaTAGTTGACAACTTTTCATCATTATGAATATTCGACATTTCGACCACGAAATATAAACAAAGTTCCGTCgacaacaaaatgtaaaataaaataatccttatcttatttatttatagaattagtTTACGAAAATCTGTacaattatctattaaaataataaacacgatAATATTGACACATTTGTATTACGTTGTTTGATAAATACGTACtgaccaaaataaataattgatgttGCAGTTAAttacatgattttaaatttaaatttaaatatatatatttgtaattaattagtcattactcattacttGTTAGTTTATTAGCATTTAGAATTATAGATAACACGTATATAACTAGCCacacttaatattttgtctgGAATACTCGATACGATGTTTTCCATGATACAATTATGTTCAAAGTGACATGTACACACAGAAGCGGGCTGATGACAGATCAGCTCAGAAAGAAGCGAATATTTAGAGgtccatatatttttttaatagtcaaatttgtaaattgtaataatatctatattgatTTGTAAAGCAACCATGGtttgattttttacaatttttataaaaatagtggtgacaaatttaacatactttcaaatttgaaatattattgacagCTGATAAAAATCAGAGAAGGATTTGTAATCCGAGACTCTTCAAAAGTTTATCAtccctataaaaaaattatgtcattatattagttgcaaataatatgatatatctaCACTAAAccgtgtgatttttttaacttactgAAGCTTTTTTTGCAGTTTACCTAATTAAAgaacataatttttgttttccacTACCTAGTTCATATTTTCTGATTTTCATGTGCATATACTATCTTGaccatattttgaaaatgttcagAGATTGTCGTCAAACCTTGAtggatgtaataaataaatgtcttgTCACTTGTCTGtgcgtaatatttattatttataatgtaataaacatttttatagtattttattactattcatCTTAGATCTTCATTAGTACCAAAGTTCCTGTACAGGTACATGGACCATGAGTATAgacttatattcatatatacttaaacattttaactgtattttatgaaatggGTAATTGATTTGTAgacttagatattttaatttattaaatcacgATATTCTGGGGTAATGGTAAggttacaaaaattttttgtggtaacaaattgttacaaaatagaataatatcaaACAGCTTTCAAGTCGAAATGTTGACGTTGGGGTTGTAGTAAACCgacgtttttagtataaaaacgtagTTCCGAAGTCCAGTGGCCTATGACTATATCACGCCACCGAGTCGGACCACTAATGCCGTTTCCTGATTGGATTAGACACATCACGCCACTTCATAGACGTAGATCATTCGATTCTCCATCACGGCatgttccatataaatatgagtcctcatcatagatttaattatagttagttAAGAGTCAGTTAGACTAAGTCAGTGTTGTCACTTGCTCTCCGGTAGCTAAGTACTTGTGCTTACGCTAACGAAAGCCTTTTCATTTATCgttttaacaagttaataa
Protein-coding regions in this window:
- the LOC126550703 gene encoding zinc finger BED domain-containing protein 5-like: MERWLKKGTLKRSSQEPEYFAVNSSHIDNHSNNENDTNEITPKYFKKCRKYDESYISLGFMNNNDNPQCVICSKVLPNSSMAPAKMRRHLESVHGELKEKNVEFFIRKRDELLKSINCMIQTTKTVNEKATEASYLVSYQIAQRGEAYTIAESLIKPCAMEMVKCMLDEKSAKEISKIPILIDNRINDLAADIQNELVFRLKSCKFALQMDESTDVAGLTILIVIVRYQHESTLLEDLLLCKSLPTRTTGAEIFDLLNSFLEGNEIPWENCVDICTDGAKAMSGIINGAVQRIKNIAKNCSSSHCMIHRQALAAKKLSVSFKKALDEVVKIINFIKSRPLQNRLFKILCEDMGSVHTSLLLHTEVRWLFRGKILTRIFELRDEVRAFFLEHNFELKDRFLDQMWLLKVAYLSDIFTKINELNFTLQGRHVNVFTAHEKIHAFKKKLDFWKICMSSNKFDCFPTIKCFSKEEEVKINEVFIEEIIQHLTGLSEGFNQYFPNDQQVKYKNELWIKNPFIVNTRPPAMSAKEYETFIEFTSDSSLQEKFKSMQLAEFWCSSKDEYPQLSQKAVLVLLPFATTYMCETGFSTYVSTKTKYRNRLDAEPNMLLQLSSIKPNIKNICNNKN